Proteins co-encoded in one Chitinophagales bacterium genomic window:
- a CDS encoding TonB-dependent receptor, with product MRGVITSEENSEPLVGVNIVIKGTTEGTVSDVDGSYSISAPSDATLVYSFVGYTAQEIPISGRSQLDVSMAIFADLFDEIVVVGYGTRKRSDVTGSVVALEEVELREIPVSNPVMALQGRVAGVEIERTSSRPGAGSQIRIRGNRSLGTDESGVNDPLVVLDGIPFSGNINDINPSDIVNMNILKDASATAIYGSRGANGVILVTTRRGSVGKPRLTYNGYVGIASALDKYDLWDAEEYADAKQVSNFGAPGGSFTPTEIENMVSGRSTDWQDVMYRDGYITNHELSVTGGTDKTQYSISAGYFDETTVLPGQEFERFSLRAAIDQKIGERIKIGATMINSVSNRDGENASPMFQILTLSPLYNAYNEDGTINELPAIGSVDANTRSPLTLYQKDSWSQERRRLRTFNNVYGEVEIIEGLKYRLNAGLDYWQDEYGQFYSSNTPFQNGSGSTAAIRNRDSWSYTIENLLLYEKSFGDHNLSFTGLYSAQEEESNRSGVNASAIFADFLQYYNFALAESTTIPNNPNDPAFQYSRWGLLSFMARIEYGYKSKYLATFTIRRDGSSRLAEGNKWFSYPAAALAWNIHNEPFLESSETIDLLKLRLGVGRTSNQSISPYSSLGSLSRIPYNFGPDGGTYGFLVSTLPNAELSWEFTTSRNVGIDFGLFNNRISGSIDVYKNTTEDVLQSRAVPITSGVPGSFQENIGKVEGKGIEVMLSTDIVRNTGDGFKWGLDINFTAHKEEIIELSEGVTQDEGNGWFVGQPVNVIYDYQKIGIWQLGEEELASSFGDFAPGDIKIADLNNNGTIDAEDRTIIGQLDPKWSAGISSRFNFKGFDLSVVAFAKVGGTLVSNLYQMNQGNPFNSLEGRRNGPDVDYWTPNNATNDFPRTGRQITPYGSTVGYFDASYMKIRSINFGYTIPQSVLSGIGLQATRLYFTVNNPFKAFFSDYVDQGGIDPEPNGRANGGGDVIGAAGFGRRLTVSADTPPTRSLILGLNVTL from the coding sequence GTGCGAGGAGTTATAACTTCAGAAGAGAATAGCGAGCCTTTGGTTGGTGTTAACATTGTCATAAAAGGCACTACAGAAGGAACCGTTTCTGATGTAGATGGCTCTTATTCCATTTCGGCCCCATCCGATGCCACTCTTGTTTACAGTTTTGTAGGTTATACTGCACAAGAAATCCCAATCAGTGGTAGATCTCAACTCGATGTTTCAATGGCAATTTTTGCTGACCTATTTGATGAAATTGTCGTAGTAGGCTATGGTACAAGAAAACGCAGTGACGTTACAGGTTCCGTTGTAGCTTTGGAAGAAGTAGAACTACGGGAAATACCCGTATCCAATCCTGTAATGGCACTACAAGGCCGAGTAGCAGGAGTAGAAATTGAAAGAACCTCGTCAAGACCAGGTGCAGGTTCTCAGATTCGTATCAGAGGAAACAGATCACTTGGTACGGACGAATCTGGTGTAAACGACCCTTTGGTTGTACTGGATGGTATTCCATTTAGCGGCAATATAAATGACATCAATCCAAGCGACATTGTGAACATGAACATTCTAAAAGATGCCTCTGCCACAGCTATTTACGGATCAAGAGGTGCGAATGGGGTGATATTAGTAACCACTCGAAGAGGAAGTGTAGGAAAACCAAGGCTGACTTATAATGGATATGTGGGTATAGCTTCGGCTTTGGACAAATATGACCTTTGGGATGCCGAAGAATATGCAGATGCTAAACAAGTATCCAATTTTGGCGCACCAGGCGGTTCTTTTACTCCCACTGAAATTGAAAATATGGTTTCAGGTCGATCAACCGACTGGCAAGATGTGATGTATAGAGATGGATATATCACCAACCATGAATTGAGCGTAACTGGCGGAACAGATAAAACACAGTATTCTATTTCTGCTGGGTATTTTGACGAAACCACAGTATTACCAGGTCAAGAATTTGAGCGATTTTCATTGCGTGCGGCAATTGACCAAAAAATTGGTGAGCGCATCAAAATTGGTGCTACCATGATTAACTCTGTATCCAATAGAGATGGTGAAAATGCTAGCCCAATGTTTCAAATACTTACATTAAGCCCTCTTTACAATGCCTACAATGAAGATGGCACAATAAATGAACTTCCTGCAATTGGATCCGTAGATGCCAATACTCGTTCACCTTTGACCTTATACCAAAAAGACTCTTGGAGTCAAGAAAGAAGAAGATTAAGAACTTTTAATAATGTGTATGGAGAAGTTGAAATCATTGAAGGATTGAAGTACCGATTGAATGCTGGTTTGGACTACTGGCAAGATGAATATGGTCAATTCTATTCTTCCAATACACCATTCCAAAATGGTAGTGGTAGCACTGCGGCCATTCGGAATAGAGATTCATGGTCTTATACCATTGAAAACTTATTACTCTATGAAAAATCGTTTGGAGACCACAATCTTTCTTTCACTGGTTTATACAGTGCACAAGAAGAAGAGTCCAATAGAAGCGGTGTAAATGCAAGTGCTATTTTTGCAGATTTTCTTCAATATTACAACTTTGCACTTGCAGAATCTACTACCATTCCAAACAATCCTAACGATCCAGCCTTCCAATATTCACGATGGGGATTGCTCTCATTCATGGCAAGAATTGAATATGGCTACAAAAGCAAATACCTCGCTACATTCACTATCAGACGAGACGGGTCTTCTAGATTGGCAGAAGGAAATAAATGGTTTTCTTACCCAGCCGCCGCTTTAGCTTGGAATATACACAATGAACCATTTTTAGAAAGTAGCGAAACCATTGACCTTCTTAAATTGAGATTGGGAGTAGGTCGTACTTCCAACCAATCTATTTCCCCTTACTCCTCTTTGGGTAGCCTTTCAAGAATACCTTATAATTTTGGCCCTGATGGCGGTACTTACGGATTTTTGGTAAGTACACTTCCCAATGCTGAACTTTCTTGGGAGTTTACTACATCTAGAAATGTGGGCATTGATTTCGGTTTGTTCAACAATAGAATTAGCGGTTCCATAGATGTTTACAAAAACACGACCGAGGATGTATTGCAGTCAAGAGCAGTGCCGATTACTTCTGGTGTACCGGGTAGTTTCCAAGAAAATATCGGTAAAGTAGAAGGTAAAGGAATAGAAGTAATGTTATCTACTGACATTGTACGAAATACAGGTGATGGCTTCAAATGGGGACTAGACATAAACTTTACTGCCCACAAAGAAGAAATCATTGAACTTTCTGAAGGAGTCACTCAAGATGAAGGAAATGGATGGTTTGTTGGACAACCTGTAAATGTAATTTATGATTACCAAAAAATTGGTATTTGGCAGTTGGGCGAAGAAGAATTGGCTTCAAGTTTTGGTGACTTTGCACCAGGTGATATCAAAATTGCCGATTTGAACAACAATGGTACTATCGATGCTGAAGACCGAACCATTATTGGACAGTTAGATCCAAAATGGTCTGCTGGTATTTCTTCCAGATTCAACTTCAAAGGCTTTGATCTTTCTGTGGTTGCTTTTGCAAAAGTCGGAGGAACACTTGTCTCCAATTTATATCAAATGAATCAAGGAAATCCTTTTAATAGTTTGGAAGGTAGAAGAAATGGTCCAGATGTAGATTATTGGACTCCCAACAATGCGACGAACGATTTTCCTCGCACAGGAAGACAAATAACTCCTTATGGATCTACAGTTGGATACTTTGATGCTTCCTACATGAAAATCCGAAGCATCAACTTTGGTTATACCATTCCTCAAAGCGTATTGTCTGGTATTGGATTACAAGCCACCAGATTGTATTTTACTGTAAACAATCCATTCAAAGCATTTTTCTCTGACTATGTAGATCAGGGCGGTATTGACCCAGAGCCAAATGGTAGAGCTAATGGAGGCGGAGATGTTATTGGTGCAGCTGGCTTTGGACGTAGATTGACCGTCAGTGCAGACACTCCACCTACCCGATCTTTGATTTTGGGATTAAATGTAACCTTGTAA
- a CDS encoding RagB/SusD family nutrient uptake outer membrane protein, with product MNIIYKKIKVLHIVLLCFSLMIFSACSNILEEEPRSLLTPNLFETDQGLEGGIVAAYAYLRFYYGPEGTHNMTVYGTDEFTNGNQVSNPPLNNYQNLDANNGDILTPWNRAYPAINTCNGVIELGTTDNMTPERRTLIAEAKYLRAHWYFILVRTFGGVSLDLGSGPLAFNRSPVNNFSRASVSEVYNVIINDLEDAIIDLSDTPSEPGRAWKATAYHTLAKVYLARAYSEAAQSSDYQNALDAAQHLINNAGSYGVALLSDFADVHREGNDDNAEILFSVQRNGDPNFTDITANGAPNEVALQMNRANYYFRCFYERASDALVRDVQNGRPWIRFKPTDWLLNEAFNNKTIDSRFDKSFQTVWYANNTDASTYPLWTAGDVAAGYVSPDMEGQPKFSLGDTCVWMPQDHINLTAEDIGRRGFIVFTPAFISSQKEQYPSLSKFNAIERPQPGTEDDANVSSYRPYPVYRFAETYLVAAEAALQLGNTQLAADYINVIRRRAAWNNANPALMEITAGNVDIDFILAERTRELAGEYMRWFDLVRTGKLLERVQLYNPDGGPNIQPHHVLRPIPQGYIDLAIDPTTADSKYPQNPGY from the coding sequence ATGAACATTATATATAAAAAAATAAAAGTTTTACACATCGTTTTACTTTGTTTTTCCCTCATGATTTTTTCAGCTTGTTCTAATATCTTGGAGGAGGAACCACGGTCATTATTAACTCCAAACCTTTTTGAGACCGACCAAGGACTTGAAGGAGGAATAGTAGCAGCGTATGCCTATCTTCGATTCTACTATGGCCCAGAAGGAACGCACAACATGACCGTCTATGGAACCGACGAATTTACAAATGGAAATCAAGTATCTAACCCACCATTGAACAATTATCAAAACTTAGATGCCAACAATGGTGACATTTTAACTCCATGGAATAGAGCATACCCCGCCATCAACACCTGCAATGGGGTTATAGAGTTGGGAACTACCGACAATATGACTCCCGAAAGGAGAACACTTATTGCAGAAGCGAAATACCTAAGAGCGCACTGGTATTTCATATTAGTGAGAACTTTTGGCGGGGTTTCTCTTGATTTAGGTTCAGGGCCGCTTGCCTTCAATAGATCTCCAGTAAATAATTTTTCAAGAGCATCTGTTTCAGAAGTTTACAATGTTATTATCAACGATTTAGAAGATGCAATAATCGATCTGTCTGATACACCAAGCGAACCAGGCAGGGCATGGAAAGCCACCGCTTATCACACACTTGCCAAAGTATATTTAGCAAGAGCATATTCGGAAGCAGCACAGTCAAGTGATTACCAAAATGCTCTGGATGCAGCTCAACATCTAATCAACAATGCGGGAAGCTATGGAGTCGCCTTACTCTCAGACTTTGCAGATGTACATAGAGAAGGAAATGACGACAATGCTGAGATTTTATTCTCTGTTCAACGAAATGGAGATCCCAATTTCACAGACATTACTGCAAATGGTGCTCCGAATGAGGTTGCACTTCAAATGAATAGAGCGAATTATTACTTCAGATGTTTTTATGAAAGAGCATCTGATGCACTTGTTAGAGATGTACAAAATGGAAGACCTTGGATTCGATTCAAACCGACTGATTGGTTGTTAAACGAAGCCTTCAATAACAAAACCATAGATTCAAGATTTGATAAATCTTTTCAAACAGTATGGTATGCCAACAATACAGATGCTTCAACTTACCCTCTTTGGACAGCAGGGGATGTAGCTGCAGGTTATGTGAGTCCAGATATGGAAGGACAACCCAAATTTTCTCTTGGTGATACTTGTGTATGGATGCCACAAGACCACATTAACTTGACAGCAGAGGACATAGGCAGAAGAGGTTTTATTGTTTTCACCCCTGCATTTATCAGTTCGCAGAAAGAACAATATCCAAGTTTAAGCAAATTCAATGCAATAGAAAGACCACAGCCAGGAACGGAAGACGATGCGAATGTATCTTCATATCGCCCCTATCCTGTTTACCGATTTGCAGAAACCTACTTGGTTGCCGCAGAAGCAGCTCTTCAATTAGGCAATACCCAATTGGCAGCTGATTATATCAATGTGATTCGACGAAGAGCCGCTTGGAATAATGCGAATCCTGCTCTAATGGAAATTACTGCCGGAAACGTAGATATTGATTTCATTCTGGCAGAACGAACCAGAGAATTGGCTGGAGAGTATATGAGGTGGTTTGATTTGGTGAGAACAGGTAAGCTGTTAGAAAGAGTCCAGTTATACAATCCCGACGGAGGACCGAATATTCAACCTCACCATGTATTACGGCCTATTCCACAGGGGTATATTGACCTTGCAATTGACCCTACTACGGCTGATAGTAAGTATCCTCAAAATCCGGGCTACTAA
- a CDS encoding carbohydrate binding domain-containing protein — translation MDLIKYNSSKIKNIIQPSLWLLLSLFLVLPFSSCEKDDTDKLTGEIGAANAVDVSSRITGFDSSVTGAGATLSALGSGLSGVKRVFMGSNSSPSVVASESSVTFTVPIGVVLGVQEVTFIFEGNERATASIEVVALPVISYVGPLASYVGDEIIIIGDNLSIVESVLIGDVPASINSSEKDIIAFTVPNGAVSGSVFTLSSPAGVVSSSEVLFLCDDSPEEILCLPALNINGSFEEGDLGDATTVAVPGWGFSGAGSLANVEVVSFRNGSTRGGRQALKIEVLDVGANPWNIEIREESFEVAPATTYLYSIQVKGPAGSRVDFTLGLPDFSELNRSEATLSGDWEEISFEFTTGAEDNMIRTPIHFSRDVNIGGTFYLDDLRIVATN, via the coding sequence ATGGATTTGATAAAATACAATTCTTCCAAAATAAAAAATATCATTCAGCCTTCTTTGTGGCTATTGCTTTCTTTGTTTTTGGTATTGCCTTTTTCTAGTTGTGAAAAAGACGATACCGACAAGTTGACAGGCGAAATTGGTGCTGCAAATGCGGTGGATGTGAGCAGCCGAATCACAGGTTTTGATTCATCTGTTACAGGGGCAGGAGCTACCCTTTCTGCTTTGGGTAGCGGTCTTTCTGGTGTGAAAAGAGTATTTATGGGCAGCAATAGCAGCCCTTCGGTTGTAGCATCTGAGTCTTCTGTCACCTTTACAGTACCTATTGGAGTGGTGTTGGGTGTTCAAGAGGTGACTTTTATTTTTGAAGGCAACGAAAGAGCTACTGCAAGCATTGAAGTAGTTGCCTTACCAGTTATCTCTTATGTAGGGCCTTTGGCTTCTTATGTTGGAGATGAAATCATAATCATTGGTGACAACCTCTCCATTGTTGAAAGTGTGTTAATTGGGGATGTTCCTGCAAGCATTAATAGTTCTGAAAAAGACATTATTGCATTTACAGTACCTAATGGTGCGGTTTCAGGCAGTGTGTTTACCTTGTCTTCACCTGCTGGAGTAGTCAGTTCGAGCGAAGTATTATTCCTTTGTGATGATTCACCTGAAGAGATTCTTTGTCTGCCTGCATTGAATATCAATGGTAGTTTTGAGGAGGGAGATTTGGGAGATGCAACGACTGTTGCTGTTCCTGGTTGGGGATTTTCTGGAGCAGGTTCTTTGGCAAATGTAGAGGTCGTTTCTTTCAGAAATGGCTCAACAAGAGGTGGAAGACAGGCATTGAAGATTGAAGTGTTGGATGTAGGTGCAAATCCTTGGAACATTGAAATCAGAGAAGAATCATTTGAAGTAGCTCCCGCTACGACTTACCTTTACTCCATTCAAGTAAAAGGGCCAGCTGGTTCACGAGTTGATTTTACATTGGGTTTACCTGATTTCTCAGAGCTCAATAGATCAGAAGCAACTTTGTCTGGTGATTGGGAGGAAATTTCGTTTGAATTTACTACGGGTGCTGAAGATAATATGATTAGAACACCTATTCACTTTTCAAGAGATGTTAATATTGGTGGTACTTTCTATCTAGACGACTTGCGAATTGTGGCTACCAATTGA
- a CDS encoding FG-GAP-like repeat-containing protein: MKKILLFLICSLAIHSIFGQTLFNNVAEEQGVLILHNVPAGEANFGTGAVWFDYDNDGDIDLYVTNNDDRNHLFRNNRIGLGTADFTDVTTGDALCLQCKGSGVSAADYDNDGDKDLYLANLNQDILLRNDGNEHFTNATFEAFGADEDFQLGFGSSASWGDVNNDGWLDLYVSNHIISFESPITPKDFLYINNGGNPVTFTDRSDLLAGDTDADGTDDLMGFGFIGIFTDFDNNGTMDIYLANDCPLGPEDNKLFKNNGNMTFSEVSTEIGPFKRGKVSGQYDCHSAMGLSRGDMNHDGYLDYHFSNIHYHGINSVLLQNTGKNLLNVSEEAGLDKDIFEPESGLLFTWGTIMMDYDLDTWQDIYLASGSLRLVYQPNFLYHSGGSSIAGTPVFTQVADEISGTADARQTRTIVKADYDMDGDPDVYLVNFDTNSSLLQNNNATGYNWAIIDVVGAGPPLSNKDGIGAKITLTTPDQLQQYDEIYSGSSLGGGDDMAAYFGLKEHTTFQVSIKWPSGIVKYYGSFEANQRLKLYEPTCYVFSPKEGAFLQQEETQIIQWKSVFEENEEVKIILLSEGIEDRIIVNQTLNDGVFEWEIPNDLEAGQTYSVKIEGIHKASFEGVTNGYFSILPPSKSYVQVLSPNGGELLVNEPIVSITWNVLNNSVNDAVAIYLYNGNNLEYTIAENTPNDGQYEWEILTNMEGNAFRIKIVEQSTLAVYDWSDKSFVISYEKKGNTSPLPDPSSKDIVFWPIPTNDVLYCRLNNELVSIESLNIEIFNTYGSKIYGYELSKSSLEQNTWKLDLPALSTGIYFCILTFPDRLTNVHKILITK; this comes from the coding sequence ATGAAAAAGATACTTTTATTCTTAATTTGTAGTTTAGCGATTCATTCTATTTTTGGGCAAACACTCTTCAACAATGTTGCTGAAGAACAAGGGGTGTTGATTCTACACAATGTTCCTGCTGGAGAAGCAAATTTTGGAACTGGTGCCGTTTGGTTCGACTACGACAATGATGGTGACATAGATTTGTATGTGACCAACAACGATGATAGAAACCACTTGTTTCGGAACAATCGAATAGGATTGGGTACTGCCGATTTCACAGATGTTACTACCGGAGACGCTTTATGTTTGCAATGCAAAGGCTCTGGTGTTTCGGCAGCAGACTATGACAACGATGGAGATAAAGATCTTTATTTAGCAAATTTGAATCAAGATATACTCTTGCGAAATGATGGGAATGAACATTTTACAAATGCAACTTTTGAAGCCTTTGGCGCAGATGAGGATTTTCAACTTGGTTTTGGATCATCTGCTTCGTGGGGAGATGTGAACAACGACGGATGGTTGGATTTGTATGTTTCCAATCACATCATCAGTTTTGAATCTCCTATTACACCCAAAGATTTTTTGTATATCAACAACGGCGGAAATCCTGTTACTTTTACGGATAGAAGTGATTTGTTGGCGGGTGATACAGACGCAGATGGAACGGATGATTTGATGGGCTTCGGTTTTATTGGCATTTTTACGGATTTCGATAACAACGGCACAATGGATATTTATTTGGCAAACGATTGCCCATTGGGACCAGAAGACAACAAGTTGTTTAAAAACAACGGCAACATGACCTTCAGTGAAGTTAGCACAGAAATCGGTCCTTTCAAAAGAGGAAAAGTATCTGGACAATACGATTGTCATTCTGCCATGGGGCTATCAAGAGGAGACATGAACCATGATGGATATTTGGACTACCACTTTTCCAATATTCACTACCATGGCATCAACAGTGTGTTGCTTCAAAACACGGGCAAAAATCTGCTGAATGTCAGTGAAGAAGCAGGCTTGGACAAGGATATCTTCGAACCAGAATCGGGTTTGTTATTTACTTGGGGAACGATTATGATGGACTACGATTTGGACACTTGGCAGGATATTTACTTGGCTTCTGGTTCACTTAGATTGGTATATCAACCTAATTTTTTGTACCACAGCGGTGGTTCTTCCATTGCAGGTACGCCCGTTTTCACACAGGTCGCAGACGAAATCTCGGGTACGGCTGATGCCCGACAAACTAGAACGATTGTGAAAGCAGACTATGATATGGATGGCGATCCTGATGTCTATCTAGTAAATTTTGATACCAATTCCTCTTTACTTCAAAATAACAATGCGACGGGCTACAATTGGGCAATCATTGATGTAGTTGGTGCAGGCCCTCCCCTTTCTAACAAGGACGGCATTGGCGCAAAGATCACACTGACCACTCCAGATCAACTCCAACAATACGATGAAATTTACAGTGGCTCAAGTTTAGGTGGAGGGGATGATATGGCCGCTTATTTTGGTTTAAAGGAACATACAACATTTCAAGTTTCTATCAAATGGCCATCTGGAATTGTAAAATACTATGGAAGTTTTGAAGCCAATCAAAGACTCAAATTATACGAACCTACATGTTATGTTTTTTCTCCAAAAGAAGGAGCATTTTTGCAGCAAGAGGAAACACAGATTATACAATGGAAGTCAGTTTTTGAAGAAAATGAGGAAGTAAAAATTATACTGCTGTCAGAAGGAATAGAAGATAGAATCATTGTGAATCAAACATTAAACGATGGAGTGTTTGAATGGGAAATACCCAATGATTTGGAAGCAGGGCAAACTTATTCTGTTAAAATTGAGGGAATTCACAAAGCAAGTTTTGAAGGTGTAACCAATGGCTATTTCAGTATTTTACCTCCTTCAAAAAGCTACGTTCAAGTACTTTCTCCAAACGGAGGCGAGTTGTTAGTCAATGAGCCGATTGTATCAATTACTTGGAATGTATTGAACAATTCAGTAAATGACGCAGTAGCTATTTACCTGTATAATGGCAATAATTTGGAATACACCATTGCAGAAAATACACCAAACGATGGGCAATATGAGTGGGAAATACTAACGAATATGGAGGGAAACGCTTTTAGAATCAAAATTGTAGAGCAAAGTACATTGGCCGTGTATGATTGGAGTGATAAGAGTTTTGTTATTTCGTATGAAAAAAAAGGAAATACCTCTCCCCTTCCAGACCCTTCTTCAAAAGACATCGTATTTTGGCCCATTCCTACGAATGATGTGTTGTATTGCAGACTTAACAACGAGTTGGTATCAATTGAATCATTAAACATAGAAATATTCAATACCTACGGTAGTAAAATCTATGGATATGAATTGAGTAAGTCAAGTTTGGAGCAAAATACTTGGAAATTGGATTTACCTGCTTTGAGTACAGGTATATATTTTTGTATCTTGACCTTTCCTGATAGATTGACGAATGTTCATAAAATATTGATTACGAAATAA